From Melospiza georgiana isolate bMelGeo1 chromosome 33, bMelGeo1.pri, whole genome shotgun sequence, the proteins below share one genomic window:
- the DENND4B gene encoding LOW QUALITY PROTEIN: DENN domain-containing protein 4B (The sequence of the model RefSeq protein was modified relative to this genomic sequence to represent the inferred CDS: deleted 1 base in 1 codon) — protein MADEKPPQLVDYFVVAGLAEGSRALEEEQQPRPARPGEPITDVAVIIRSQGEEVPQGFTCIETSTSGHPVDLNAGLLNNPQMFLCYKRGRDKPPLIELGVHYEGKDRPKPGCQLLDTTPYSRSANLAAGSPGHQRTFLTFRRAAEPPGHHTLGVTDICLVMPSKGESTPHTFCRVDKNLNTSMWGPALFLCYKIAVAKDNTLVYEAGLLSRYPEQDSESFPLPESVPVFCLPMGATIESWPVGTKYPLPVFSTFVLTGASGDKVYGAAIQFHEAFPRERLSEAQALRLGLLSVVDRRPVPGRSLHTRKSICVLSHWPFFDVFRKFLMFIYRYSISGPHVLPLETHISHFMHNVPFPSPQRPRILVQMSPYDSLLLCRPVSSPLPLSGASFLTLLQNLGPDNAVALLVAVLTEQKLLIHSLRPDVLTSVGEALVAMIFPLRWQCPYIPLCPLALADVLCAPVPFIVGIHSSYFDLYEPPRDVIFVDLDTNTIFQSEERKLLSPRALPRKPCKVLLASLHSLSQQLDELLSAPGEEEPPELVLSDAEAAGARRAQLELEARAAFLRFMACALRGYRSFLRPIAPAPAPAGRDAGSLFALQGFLRSRDRAYQRFYGQLLRTQLFTQFIEDCSFASDREPCLEFFDTCVDKVQVDLEKPEDTPLMELDDPRGGEHTVFITPPEQPAGPDGAEPPACYRYDGFPTLRPELLEPPRDPLVAQLCQARSSAPSSPAPRRTKQEMKVAQRVAQKSSAVPELWARCLLGHCYGLWFLYLPTQVRAAPAKLRALQLAYDVLRKMEQHKVVLPDEVCYRILMQLCGQYGEPVLSVRVLLEMKRAGIVPNTVTYGYYNKAVLESKWPAGTQGGRLRWAKLRNVVLGAAQFRQPLRQRQRQRAAGDPPGDRAAAAPRPPLHRQTTWAGRSLRDAVPAPRLVKSGSLSFPARSEVGGAAREGPGEPPLLPVTPTPPAPRRAPGSADGSLSDIATDDSGGDEGPGGGPGGAGPGGAGGVTPRRGLAAKLQQLLSPGKRPPRPSEPPRDAGGRRGSEQRDGDPPPPPRSRRSPGGTLLRPRERPESTASESSVSLGSELDLSDASGGSGGGAPKAPGEPCTDGGAGTEPPGLEVLLSSCSRCPGCAALVFDEELMAGWTSDDSNLNTSCPFCSRSFVPFLSIEIRDLRRPPSPPPVPPSPQGPVLSDRRRCLELDGTPGTPGLCNGCAETPPPWRRERVAFAYLCPLVLRKELESLVENEGGELLARPELVDKHPIIFWNLLWFFQRLALPSQLPLLLLGSQHAPPDPQPPEPSRVRVRLLWDVLSPDPESCPPLYVIWRLHSSIPPRLHPWGPPARLFSLPFLEALLSHVGLNEVHKAIGLFLETLADPEAPQTLHRSIYRELLFLTLAALGREHTDIAAFDRRYRSALAKLGGAPGRDELRRRRAQPPSARASECRRCFGAPPEC, from the exons ATGGCGGACGAGAAGCCCCCGCAGCTCGTGGATTATTTCGTGGTGGCCGGGCTGGCCGAGGGCTCGCGGGcgctggaggaggagcagcagccgcGGCCGGCGCGGCCCGGGGAGCCCATCACGGATGTGGCCGTGATCATCCGCTCGCAGGGCGAGGAGGTGCCCCAGGGCTTCACCTGCATCGAGACCAGCACGTCCGGACACCCCGTGGACCTCAACGCGGGGCTGCTCAACAACCCGCAGATGTTCCTGTGCTACAAACGGGGGCGGGACAAACCCCCCCTGATCGAGCTGGG GGTGCACTACGAGGGCAAGGACCGGCCCAAGCCgggctgccagctgctggaCACGACGCCCTACAGCCGCTCTGCCAACCTGGCCGCGGGCTCGCCGGGCCACCAGCGCACGTTCCTGACGTTCCGGCGCGCGGCCGAGCCGCCCGGGCACCACACGCTGGGCGTCACCGACATCTGCCTGGTGATGCCCAGCAAGGGCGAGAGCACGCCCCACACCTTCTGCCGCGTGGACAAGAACCTCAACACCAGCATG TGGGGCCCCGCGCTGTTCCTGTGCTACAAGATCGCCGTGGCCAAGGACAACACGCTGGTCTACGAGGCAG GCCTGCTGAGCCGCTACCCCGAGCAGGACAGCGAGTCCTTCCCTCTGCCCGAGTCGGTGCCCGTGTTCTGCCTGCCCATGGGCGCCACCATCGAGAGCTGGCCCGTGGGCACCAAGTACCCCCTGCCCGTCTTCTCCACCTTCGTCCTCACCGGCGCCTCGGGGGACAAG GTGTACGGCGCCGCCATCCAGTTCCACGAGGCGTTTCCCCGGGAGCGGCTGTCGGAGGCGCAGGCGCTGcgcctggggctgctcagcgtGGTGGACCGGCGGCCGGTGCCGGGGCGCTCGCTGCACACGCGCAAGAGCATCTGCGTGCTGTCCCACTGGCCCTTCTTCGACGTCTTCCGCAAGTTCCTCATGTTCATCTACCGCTACTCCATCTCGGGCCCCCACGTGCTGCCCCTGGAGAC GCACATCTCGCACTTCATGCACAACGTGCCCTTCCCGTCCCCGCAGCGCCCGCGCATCCTGGTGCAG ATGTCCCCCTATGacagcctgctgctgtgccGGCCCGTGTCCTCCCCGCTGCCCCTCAG CGGGGCCAGTTTCCTGACGCTGCTGCAGAACCTGGGCCCTGACAACGCCGTGGCACTGCTGGTGGCCGTCCTCACCGAGCAGAAGCTGCTCATCCACTCGCTGCGCCCCGACGTCCTGACCAGCGTGGGGGAAGCCCTGGTGGCG aTGATCTTCCCCCTGCGCTGGCAGTGCCCCTACATCCCGCTGTGCCCGCTGGCGCTGGCTGACGTGCTGTGTGCCCCCGTGCCCTTCATTGTAGGCATCCACTCCAGCTACTTCGACCTCTACGAGCCCCCCCGCGACGTCATCTTTGTCGACCTGGACACCAACACCATTTTCCA GAGCGAGGAGAGGAAGCTGCTGTCGCCCCGCGCGCTGCCCCGCAAGCCCTGCAAGGTGCTGCTGGCCTCGCtgcacagcctgtcccagcagctggaTGAGC TGCTGAGCGCGCCGGGCGAGGAGGAGCCCCCGGAGCTGGTTCTGAGCGACGCGGAGGCCgcgggggcgcggcgggcgcagctggagctggaggcgCGGGCGGCGTTCCTGCGCTTCATGGCCTGTGCCCTGCGCGGGTACCGCTCCTTCCTGCGGCCCATCGcgcccgcgcccgccccggccgGCCGCGACGCCGGCAGCCTGTTCGCCCTGCAGG ggttCCTGCGCTCCCGGGATCGGGCGTACCAGCGTTTCTACGGGCAGCTGCTGCGCACGCAGCTCTTCACGCAGTTCATCGAGGACTGCTCCTTCGCCAGCGACCGCGAGCCCTGCCTCGAGTTCTTCGACACCTGCGTCGACAAG gtgcaggTGGACCTGGAGAAGCCCGAGGACACGCCCCTGATGGAGCTGGACGACCCCCGAGGTGGGGAGCACACGGTGTTCATCACCCCCCCGGAGCAGCCGGCGGGGCCCGACGGGGCCGAGCCCCCCGCCTGCTACAG GTATGACGGGTTCCCCACGCTGcgcccagagctgctggagccccccCGGGACCCTCTGgtggctcagctgtgccaggccaggagcagcgCCCCGAGCAGCCCCGCCCCGCGGCGCACCAAGCAG GAGATGAAGGTGGCCCAGCGCGTGGCACAGAAGTCGTCGGCGGTGCCCGAGCTGTGGGCGCGGTGCCTGCTGGGGCACTGCTACGGGCTCTGGTTCCTGTACCTGCCCACGCAGGTGCGCGCCGCCCCCGCCAAGCTGCGGGCGCTGCAGCTGGCCTACGACGTGCTGCGCaagatggagcagcacaaggtGGTGCTGCCCGACGAG GTGTGCTACCGCATCCTGATGCAGCTGTGCGGGCAGTACGGCGAGCCCGTGCTGTCCGTGCGCGTCCTGCTGGAGATGAAGCGCGCCGGCATCGTCCCCAACACCGTCACCTACGGCTACTACAACAAG GCGGTGCTGGAGAGCAAATGGCCGGCGGGGACGCAGGGCGGGCGGCTGCGCTGGGCCAAGCTCAGGAACGTGGTGCTGGGGGCGGCGCAGTTCCGGCAGCCCCTGaggcagcggcagcggcagcgAGCGGCCGGAGACCCCCCCG GTgaccgcgccgccgccgccccgcgccccccgctGCACCGCCAGACCACCTGGGCCGGGCGGAGCCTCCGGGACGCGGTGCCGGCGCCGCGGCTCGTCAAGAGCGgcagcctcagtttccccgcCCGCAGCGAGGTGGGGGGCGCGGCCCGGGAGGGGCCCGGGGAGCCCCCCCTGCTCCCGGTGACCCCCAcgccgcccgccccccgccgcgcccccggTTCGGCCGACGGGAGCCTCTCGGACATCGCCACCGACGACAGCGGCGGCGACGAGGGGCCCGGGGGGGGTCCCGGTGGTGCCGGTCCCGGTGGTGCCGGGGGGGTGACCCCGCGCCGGGGCCTGGCGgccaagctgcagcagctgctgtcccccGGTAAGCGCCCCCCGCGGCCCTCGGAGCCCCCCCGGGATGCCGGGGGTCGCCGGGGGTCGGAGCAGCGGGACGGGgaccccccc ccgcccccccggTCACGGCGCAGCCCCGGCGGGACCCTGCTGcggccccgggagcggcccGAGTCCACGGCCTCCGAG AGCTCGGTGTCGCTGGGCAGTGAGCTGGACCTGTCCGATGCCTCGGGGGGCAGCGGGGGCGGCGCCCCCAAAGCCCCCGGGGAGCCCTGCACGGATGGGGGGGCGGGCACGGAGCCCCCCGGCCTGGAG gtgctgctgtcGAGCTGCTCGCGCTGCCCGGGCTGCGCCGCGCTGGTGTTCGACGAGGAGCTCATGGCCGGCTGGACCTCGGACGACTCCAACCTCAACACCTCGTGCCCCTTCTGCAGCCGCTCCTTCGTGCCCTTCCTGAGCATCGAGATCCGCGACCTCCGCCGGCCGCCCAg CccccccccggtgcccccctCCCCACAGGGGCCGGTGCTGAGCGACCGCCGGCGCTGCCTGGAGCTGGAcgggacccccgggacccccgggctGTGCAACGGCTGCGCCGAGACCCCG CCGCCGTGGCGCCGGGAGCGCGTGGCCTTTGCGTACCTGTGCCCGCTGGTGCTGCGCAAGGAGCTCGAGAGCCTGGTGGAGAACGAGGGCGGGGAGCTGCTGGCGCGCCCCGAGCTGGTGGACAAGCACCCCATCATCTTCTGGAACCTTCTGTGGTTCTTCCAGCGCCTGGCGCTGCCCAgccagctgcccctgctgctgctgggctcgcAGCACGCGCCCCCCGACCCGCAG ccccccgaGCCGTCGCGGGTCCGTgtgaggctgctgtgggatgtgctGAGCCCCGACCCCGAGAGCTGCCCCCCGCTCTACGTGATCTGGAGGCTGCACA gtAGCATCCCCCCCCGGCTGCACCCCTGGGGCCCCCCGGCCCGCCTGTTCTCGCTGCCCTTCCTGGAGGCCCTGCTGAGCCACGTGGGGCTCAACGAGGTGCACAAAGCCATCGGGCTGTTCCTGGAGACCCTGGCAGACCCCGAGGCCCCCCAGACCCTGCACAG GAGCATTTACCgggagctgctgttcctgacGCTGGCGGCGCTGGGCCGGGAGCACACGGACATCG CCGCCTTTGACCGCCGGTACCGTTCGGCGCTGGCCAAGCTGGGCGGGGCCCCGGGCCGGGACGagctgcggcggcggcgggcgcagCCCCCGAGTGCGCGAGCGAGCGAGTGCCGCCGGTGCTTCGGGGCGCCCCCCGAGTGCTGA